The following proteins come from a genomic window of Mycolicibacterium rufum:
- a CDS encoding STAS domain-containing protein: MTERSDVVISTHRSSGTATLVITGTLDSTTYREVRDSVIKTALDEPAAVIVDVSGLDAPALTAWTAFTSARWHVSTWPDVPVVLLCADEVGRARIRRSGVTRYVPLIGSPDDVPAAVGDRHRLRRRARTQFDASPTSLRSARRFTADCLTAWARSDMILVASTVVTVFMENVLAHTLSMPVVLLETVDDSVTVAVSDHDPLPAVRHETSATGAHTVSGLAVVTALSRAWGSSPAAGGKTVWALLGPENRL; the protein is encoded by the coding sequence ATGACTGAGCGCAGCGACGTCGTGATCTCCACGCACCGGTCCTCGGGGACCGCCACCCTGGTGATCACGGGGACGCTGGACAGCACAACCTACCGCGAGGTGCGCGACAGCGTCATCAAGACCGCGCTCGACGAACCCGCCGCGGTGATCGTCGATGTCAGCGGTCTCGACGCGCCGGCGCTCACCGCGTGGACCGCCTTCACCAGCGCCCGCTGGCATGTCAGCACATGGCCCGACGTGCCGGTGGTCCTCCTGTGCGCCGACGAGGTCGGACGCGCGAGGATCCGGCGCAGTGGCGTGACGCGGTACGTCCCCCTGATCGGCAGCCCCGATGACGTGCCTGCCGCCGTCGGCGACCGGCACCGACTCCGTCGTCGCGCCCGCACACAGTTCGACGCGTCACCGACGAGCCTGCGCTCCGCGCGCCGCTTCACCGCGGACTGCCTGACGGCGTGGGCGCGCTCGGACATGATCCTCGTGGCGTCGACCGTGGTGACGGTGTTCATGGAGAACGTCCTCGCCCACACCCTGAGCATGCCGGTGGTACTGCTGGAGACCGTCGACGACAGTGTCACGGTGGCGGTGAGTGACCATGATCCTCTACCGGCGGTGCGGCACGAGACGTCGGCGACCGGCGCCCACACCGTCTCCGGCCTCGCCGTGGTCACGGCGCTCAGCCGTGCCTGGGGCAGCAGCCCCGCGGCGGGCGGGAAGACGGTGTGGGCGTTACTCGGTCCCGAGAATCGGCTCTAG
- the katG gene encoding catalase/peroxidase HPI: MSSDTSDARPPHSDTKTHSHSESENPVIDAPEPKVHAPLTNKDWWPEQVDVSVLHKQNEKGNPLGEAFDYATEFAKLDVEAFKRDVHEVVTTSQDWWPADYGSYAGLFIRMSWHAAGTYRIYDGRGGAGQGAQRFAPLNSWPDNANLDKARRLLWPIKRKYGNKISWADLIAYAGNAALESAGFQTFGFAFGREDIWEPEEMLWGQEDTWLGTDKRYGGTNDSDRRLAEPFGATTMGLIYVNPEGPEGKPDPLAAAHDIRETFGRMAMNDEETAALIVGGHTLGKTHGAGPDEGMGPEPEGAPIEDQGLGWKCPFGSGKGADTITSGLEVVWTGTPTQWSNGYLEILYGNEWELTKSPAGAWQFEAKDAEATIPDPFGGPPRKPTMLVTDVSMRVDPIYGQITRRWLDHPEEMNEAFAKAWYKLMHRDMGPVSRYLGPWVAEPQLWQDPVPAVDHELVDEADIASLKATILSSGLSVPQLVKTAWAAAASFRGTDKRGGANGARLRLEPQRNWEVNEPSELDKVLPVLEKIQQDFNASASGGKKISLADVIVLAGSAAVEKAAKDAGYEIDVHFAPGRTDASQAETDVESFAVLETKADGFRNYARPGDKTPQEQLLVDKAYLLDLTAPEMTALVGGLRVIGANHGGTKHGVFTQTPGALTNDFFTNLLDMGTQWKPSEATENVYEGRDRATGDLKWTATSNDLVFGSNSVLRAIAEVYAQDDSKGKFVEDFVAAWVKVMNNDRFDLR; this comes from the coding sequence GTGTCCTCTGATACGTCCGATGCCCGCCCGCCGCATTCAGACACCAAGACCCACAGTCACAGCGAGAGCGAGAACCCGGTCATCGACGCGCCGGAGCCCAAAGTCCATGCGCCGCTGACGAACAAGGACTGGTGGCCCGAGCAGGTCGACGTCTCGGTGCTGCACAAGCAGAACGAGAAGGGCAACCCGCTCGGCGAGGCTTTCGACTACGCCACCGAGTTCGCCAAGCTCGACGTGGAGGCGTTCAAGCGCGACGTTCACGAGGTGGTCACCACCTCCCAGGACTGGTGGCCCGCCGACTACGGCAGCTACGCGGGTCTGTTCATCCGGATGAGCTGGCATGCCGCAGGCACGTACCGCATCTACGACGGGCGCGGCGGGGCCGGCCAGGGGGCGCAGCGGTTCGCCCCGCTCAACAGCTGGCCCGACAACGCCAACCTGGACAAGGCCCGCCGCCTGCTGTGGCCCATCAAGCGCAAGTACGGCAACAAGATCTCCTGGGCCGATCTGATCGCCTACGCCGGCAACGCCGCGCTGGAGTCGGCGGGATTCCAGACCTTCGGCTTCGCCTTCGGCCGTGAGGACATCTGGGAGCCCGAGGAGATGCTGTGGGGCCAGGAGGACACCTGGCTGGGCACCGACAAGCGCTACGGCGGCACCAACGACAGCGACCGTCGGCTCGCCGAGCCGTTCGGCGCTACCACGATGGGTCTGATCTACGTCAATCCCGAAGGGCCGGAAGGCAAGCCGGACCCGCTGGCGGCCGCGCACGACATCCGCGAGACCTTCGGCCGGATGGCGATGAACGACGAGGAGACCGCCGCGCTGATCGTCGGCGGCCACACCCTGGGCAAGACCCACGGCGCCGGGCCGGACGAGGGCATGGGGCCCGAGCCCGAGGGCGCGCCGATCGAGGATCAGGGCCTGGGCTGGAAGTGCCCGTTCGGCTCCGGCAAGGGGGCTGACACGATCACCAGCGGCCTGGAGGTCGTGTGGACCGGCACGCCGACGCAGTGGAGCAACGGCTACCTGGAGATCCTGTACGGCAACGAGTGGGAGCTGACCAAGAGCCCGGCCGGGGCCTGGCAGTTCGAGGCCAAGGACGCCGAGGCCACCATCCCGGATCCGTTCGGCGGACCGCCGCGCAAGCCCACCATGCTCGTCACCGACGTGTCGATGCGCGTCGACCCGATCTACGGCCAGATCACCCGGCGCTGGCTCGATCATCCCGAGGAGATGAACGAGGCGTTCGCCAAGGCCTGGTACAAGCTGATGCACCGCGACATGGGGCCGGTCAGCCGCTACCTCGGACCGTGGGTCGCCGAGCCGCAGCTGTGGCAGGACCCGGTGCCGGCCGTCGACCACGAGCTGGTCGACGAGGCGGACATCGCGTCCCTGAAGGCGACCATTCTGTCCTCGGGTCTGTCGGTGCCGCAGCTGGTCAAGACGGCGTGGGCGGCGGCTGCCAGCTTCCGCGGCACGGACAAGCGCGGCGGCGCGAACGGGGCGCGGCTGCGCCTGGAGCCGCAGCGCAACTGGGAGGTCAACGAGCCGTCCGAGCTGGACAAGGTGCTGCCGGTGCTGGAGAAGATCCAGCAGGACTTCAACGCATCGGCGTCGGGCGGCAAGAAGATCTCGCTGGCCGACGTGATCGTGCTGGCCGGGTCCGCGGCGGTCGAGAAGGCCGCCAAGGACGCCGGTTACGAGATCGACGTGCACTTTGCGCCGGGCCGGACCGACGCGTCGCAGGCGGAGACCGACGTGGAGTCGTTCGCGGTGCTGGAGACCAAGGCCGACGGGTTCCGTAACTACGCGCGTCCGGGGGACAAGACCCCGCAGGAGCAGTTGCTGGTGGACAAGGCGTACCTGCTGGACCTGACGGCGCCCGAGATGACCGCTCTGGTCGGCGGTCTGCGCGTCATCGGGGCCAATCACGGCGGAACCAAGCACGGCGTGTTCACCCAGACGCCGGGCGCCCTGACCAACGACTTCTTCACCAACCTGCTCGACATGGGCACGCAGTGGAAGCCGTCGGAGGCGACCGAGAACGTCTACGAGGGTCGCGACCGGGCCACCGGCGACCTGAAGTGGACGGCCACGTCGAACGACCTCGTGTTCGGCTCGAACTCGGTGCTGCGCGCCATCGCCGAGGTGTACGCGCAGGACGACAGCAAGGGCAAGTTCGTCGAGGACTTCGTCGCCGCCTGGGTCAAGGTGATGAACAACGATCGGTTCGATCTGCGCTGA
- a CDS encoding Fur family transcriptional regulator produces MADDPQYADALKSVGLRVTRPRMAVMHAVEHHPHADTEVIIGAARDEQPDISRQTVYDALNALTATGLVRRIQPAGHLARYEARVGDNHHHIVCRSCGVVADVDCAVGEAPCLTASDDLGFDVDEAEVIFWGLCPDCTLQTRSQP; encoded by the coding sequence ATGGCCGACGATCCTCAGTACGCGGACGCGCTCAAGTCAGTGGGGCTGCGGGTGACCCGCCCCCGGATGGCGGTGATGCACGCCGTCGAACACCATCCGCACGCCGATACCGAGGTCATCATCGGTGCCGCGCGGGACGAGCAGCCCGACATCTCCCGCCAGACGGTGTACGACGCCCTCAACGCACTGACCGCGACCGGCCTGGTGCGGCGCATCCAGCCCGCCGGCCACCTGGCCCGCTACGAGGCCCGCGTCGGCGACAACCACCACCACATCGTGTGCCGATCCTGCGGTGTGGTCGCCGACGTGGACTGCGCCGTGGGTGAGGCGCCGTGCCTGACCGCGTCGGACGACCTCGGATTCGACGTCGACGAGGCCGAGGTCATCTTCTGGGGCCTGTGCCCCGACTGCACCCTGCAGACCCGATCACAGCCGTGA